Below is a window of Candidatus Hydrogenedens sp. DNA.
GGTATATGCACAAATGATTAAATACAAATTACTCCAATTTTGAACGACATCTATATTGCTAATATCAAGCCCAGCGAAGAAAGCAAAACTCGGATTTAATCCGTCAAGATTAGATAAGTCTGTTATACCACCTTCCAATCCTAAACCTATTAATCCGGGATTGTCCTCATCAATATATGTAATGTTTGTCATGTTTGCAACATAATTATCCACTTCAGTCTGAGTTAATCCGCAATTTAATGAAAAGAAAACATTTAGGTTTTGGTCAACACTCCCTAAAGGAGTCCAATCATTTATAGGGTTACTTCCTAACCATAATTGTTTTAAGTTGTTCAAACTATTTAAAAAACTAATATCTGTTATATTTTCTAATCCGCCAATGCTTAATATCTCTAAATTTGTAAGAGAATTCAGGACTGCCAGGTCTGTATTATCCAGATTATTTACTCCTGTTATGAATGGGTCAAAATCATCATATAAAAAGAAACTCCCAAAACCAAGATTTAACCCAATTAAATTTGTCAATAGAGATAAGCCAGATATATCAGATATCTGATTTATACCTATATCAAGATATTGCAAATTTGTAAGACCTGTTATGGCTGTAATATTTGTTATCTGGTTTTTCCCTAACATTAAATAAACCAGATTCGATAAACCACTTATAGGTGTTATATCTGTTATTGCATTCGATACAAGATTCAGATATACCAATGATGTGCATGCTTCTAACCCAGTTAGATCTGTAATCCCTAAATAAGAAGCATCTAATGTTGTAAAATTAGAGTTGGC
It encodes the following:
- a CDS encoding leucine-rich repeat domain-containing protein, yielding MKKQFLLVVMAFALLSLSAFSADVTFNDSNLLEAVKAQYEAQVGVPLSDPPQDTELANSNFTTLDASYLGITDLTGLEACTSLVYLNLVSNAITDITPISGLSNLVYLMLGKNQITNITAITGLTNLQYLDIGINQISDISGLSLLTNLIGLNLGFGSFFLYDDFDPFITGVNNLDNTDLAVLNSLTNLEILSIGGLENITDISFLNSLNNLKQLWLGSNPINDWTPLGSVDQNLNVFFSLNCGLTQTEVDNYVANMTNITYIDEDNPGLIGLGLEGGITDLSNLDGLNPSFAFFAGLDISNIDVVQNWSNLYLIICAYT